A stretch of Physeter macrocephalus isolate SW-GA chromosome 8, ASM283717v5, whole genome shotgun sequence DNA encodes these proteins:
- the MAT2B gene encoding methionine adenosyltransferase 2 subunit beta isoform X2 has protein sequence MPEMPENMEQEEVNIPNRRVLITGATGLLGRAVYKEFQQNNWHAVGCGFRRARPKFEQVNLLDSNAVHHIIYDFQPHVIVHCAAERRPDVVENQPDAASQLNVDASGNLAKEAAAVGAFLIYISSDYVFDGTNPPYREEDIPSPLNLYGKTKLEGERAVLENNLGAAVLRIPVLYGEVEKLEESAVTVMFDKVQFSNKSANMDHWQQRFPTHVKDVATVCRQLAEKRMLDPSIKGTFHWSGNEQMTKYEMACAIADTFNLPSSHLRPITDSPVLGAQRPRNAQLDCSKLETLGIGQRTPFRIGIKESLWPFLIDKRWRQTVFH, from the exons GAGGAAGTTAACATCCCCAACAGGCGGGTTCTGATTACTGGTGCCACTGGGCTTCTTGGCAGAGCTGTTTACAAAGAATTTCAACAGAATAATTGGCATGCCGTTGGCTGTGGTTTTAGAAGAGCAAGACCAAAATTTGAGCAGGTTAATCTCTTGGATTCTAATGCAGTTCATCACATCATTTATGATTTTCAG CCCCATGTCATAGTACATTGTGCAGCAGAGAGAAGGCCAGATGTTGTCGAAAATCAGCCGGATGCTGCTTCTCAACTTAATGTGGATGCTTCTGGGAACTTAGCAAAGGAAGCAG ctgcAGTTGGAGCATTTCTAATCTACATTAGCTCCGATTATGTTTTTGATGGAACAAACCCACCTTATAGAGAGGAAGACATACCAAGTCCCCTAAATCTATATGGcaaaacaaaattagaaggaGAAAGGGCTGTCCTGGAGAACAATTTAG GAGCTGCTGTTTTGAGAATTCCTGTTCTGTATGGAGAAGTTGAAAAGCTTGAGGAAAGCGCCGTGACTGTTATGTTTGATAAAGTGCAGTTCAGCAACAAGTCTGCGAACATGGACCACTGGCAGCAGCGGTTCCCCACACACGTCAAAGATGTGGCCACTGTGTGTCGTCAGTTAGCAGAGAAGAGGATGCTG GATCCATCAATTAAGGGAACCTTTCACTGGTCTGGCAATGAACAGATGACGAAGTATGAAATGGCATGTGCAATTGCAGACACCTTCAACCTCCCCAGCAGCCACCTAAGACCG ataactGACAGTCCTGTCTTAGGAGCACAACGTCCGAGAAACGCTCAGCTTGACTGCTCCAAATTGGAGACCTTAGGCATTGGCCAGCGAACACCATTTCGAATTGGAATCAAAGAATCACTCTGGCCTTTCCTCATTGACAAGAGATGGAGACAAACAGTCTTTCATTAG
- the MAT2B gene encoding methionine adenosyltransferase 2 subunit beta isoform X1, whose translation MVGREKELSIHFVPGNCRLVEEEVNIPNRRVLITGATGLLGRAVYKEFQQNNWHAVGCGFRRARPKFEQVNLLDSNAVHHIIYDFQPHVIVHCAAERRPDVVENQPDAASQLNVDASGNLAKEAAAVGAFLIYISSDYVFDGTNPPYREEDIPSPLNLYGKTKLEGERAVLENNLGAAVLRIPVLYGEVEKLEESAVTVMFDKVQFSNKSANMDHWQQRFPTHVKDVATVCRQLAEKRMLDPSIKGTFHWSGNEQMTKYEMACAIADTFNLPSSHLRPITDSPVLGAQRPRNAQLDCSKLETLGIGQRTPFRIGIKESLWPFLIDKRWRQTVFH comes from the exons GAGGAAGTTAACATCCCCAACAGGCGGGTTCTGATTACTGGTGCCACTGGGCTTCTTGGCAGAGCTGTTTACAAAGAATTTCAACAGAATAATTGGCATGCCGTTGGCTGTGGTTTTAGAAGAGCAAGACCAAAATTTGAGCAGGTTAATCTCTTGGATTCTAATGCAGTTCATCACATCATTTATGATTTTCAG CCCCATGTCATAGTACATTGTGCAGCAGAGAGAAGGCCAGATGTTGTCGAAAATCAGCCGGATGCTGCTTCTCAACTTAATGTGGATGCTTCTGGGAACTTAGCAAAGGAAGCAG ctgcAGTTGGAGCATTTCTAATCTACATTAGCTCCGATTATGTTTTTGATGGAACAAACCCACCTTATAGAGAGGAAGACATACCAAGTCCCCTAAATCTATATGGcaaaacaaaattagaaggaGAAAGGGCTGTCCTGGAGAACAATTTAG GAGCTGCTGTTTTGAGAATTCCTGTTCTGTATGGAGAAGTTGAAAAGCTTGAGGAAAGCGCCGTGACTGTTATGTTTGATAAAGTGCAGTTCAGCAACAAGTCTGCGAACATGGACCACTGGCAGCAGCGGTTCCCCACACACGTCAAAGATGTGGCCACTGTGTGTCGTCAGTTAGCAGAGAAGAGGATGCTG GATCCATCAATTAAGGGAACCTTTCACTGGTCTGGCAATGAACAGATGACGAAGTATGAAATGGCATGTGCAATTGCAGACACCTTCAACCTCCCCAGCAGCCACCTAAGACCG ataactGACAGTCCTGTCTTAGGAGCACAACGTCCGAGAAACGCTCAGCTTGACTGCTCCAAATTGGAGACCTTAGGCATTGGCCAGCGAACACCATTTCGAATTGGAATCAAAGAATCACTCTGGCCTTTCCTCATTGACAAGAGATGGAGACAAACAGTCTTTCATTAG
- the MAT2B gene encoding methionine adenosyltransferase 2 subunit beta isoform X3: MEEVNIPNRRVLITGATGLLGRAVYKEFQQNNWHAVGCGFRRARPKFEQVNLLDSNAVHHIIYDFQPHVIVHCAAERRPDVVENQPDAASQLNVDASGNLAKEAAAVGAFLIYISSDYVFDGTNPPYREEDIPSPLNLYGKTKLEGERAVLENNLGAAVLRIPVLYGEVEKLEESAVTVMFDKVQFSNKSANMDHWQQRFPTHVKDVATVCRQLAEKRMLDPSIKGTFHWSGNEQMTKYEMACAIADTFNLPSSHLRPITDSPVLGAQRPRNAQLDCSKLETLGIGQRTPFRIGIKESLWPFLIDKRWRQTVFH, translated from the exons GAGGAAGTTAACATCCCCAACAGGCGGGTTCTGATTACTGGTGCCACTGGGCTTCTTGGCAGAGCTGTTTACAAAGAATTTCAACAGAATAATTGGCATGCCGTTGGCTGTGGTTTTAGAAGAGCAAGACCAAAATTTGAGCAGGTTAATCTCTTGGATTCTAATGCAGTTCATCACATCATTTATGATTTTCAG CCCCATGTCATAGTACATTGTGCAGCAGAGAGAAGGCCAGATGTTGTCGAAAATCAGCCGGATGCTGCTTCTCAACTTAATGTGGATGCTTCTGGGAACTTAGCAAAGGAAGCAG ctgcAGTTGGAGCATTTCTAATCTACATTAGCTCCGATTATGTTTTTGATGGAACAAACCCACCTTATAGAGAGGAAGACATACCAAGTCCCCTAAATCTATATGGcaaaacaaaattagaaggaGAAAGGGCTGTCCTGGAGAACAATTTAG GAGCTGCTGTTTTGAGAATTCCTGTTCTGTATGGAGAAGTTGAAAAGCTTGAGGAAAGCGCCGTGACTGTTATGTTTGATAAAGTGCAGTTCAGCAACAAGTCTGCGAACATGGACCACTGGCAGCAGCGGTTCCCCACACACGTCAAAGATGTGGCCACTGTGTGTCGTCAGTTAGCAGAGAAGAGGATGCTG GATCCATCAATTAAGGGAACCTTTCACTGGTCTGGCAATGAACAGATGACGAAGTATGAAATGGCATGTGCAATTGCAGACACCTTCAACCTCCCCAGCAGCCACCTAAGACCG ataactGACAGTCCTGTCTTAGGAGCACAACGTCCGAGAAACGCTCAGCTTGACTGCTCCAAATTGGAGACCTTAGGCATTGGCCAGCGAACACCATTTCGAATTGGAATCAAAGAATCACTCTGGCCTTTCCTCATTGACAAGAGATGGAGACAAACAGTCTTTCATTAG